Proteins from a single region of Elusimicrobiota bacterium:
- a CDS encoding HD domain-containing protein, which produces MKPRATRLPATAAKALRAHPLLAALEECSRAAAPARGVWLVGGALRDALLGRPVLDLDAAAVGAHLLAQRLARQTKASCVVLDAENGVYRVVPRGGGPHVDVAELQGKDILSDLGRRDFTLNALALELPLAAGAPLLDPHGGLADLRRRRLRRTTTKVFRDDPLRMLRVFRIAAQCGLRVEPATLSAVRRERGLLRRSASERARAELLTLLAVPDSAPWLKAMDEVRLLTALLPELESSRTCAKVYYGAGGVLKHALEVVARMDFVLSDLEAVFGALGARVREHLRGLGAPAGDPAFLKLAALLHDVAKPATARRIDGRLRFFGHDLLGGRMAAEILRRLRCSREEVRVAALLAEHHLRPGNLAAADVVSDKAVYRFFRDLGPLGVPQLLLCWADHASYLPPAALRRVLRWAAEDPHGFRPPRALDADTAKTLRHLQLVSWLMSRWFLAPATARPERLLDGKEVMKTLGIPPSPRVGEALALLEEAQAEGRVRTREDALAFLRRLPPAKDVSKKLT; this is translated from the coding sequence GTGAAGCCCCGCGCGACGCGTCTCCCCGCGACGGCCGCGAAGGCCCTGCGCGCGCACCCCCTGCTCGCCGCGCTCGAGGAGTGCTCCCGCGCAGCCGCCCCGGCGAGAGGCGTCTGGCTCGTCGGAGGGGCACTGCGCGACGCCCTCCTCGGACGCCCGGTCCTCGACCTCGACGCGGCCGCCGTCGGAGCGCACCTCCTCGCGCAGCGCCTGGCGCGGCAGACGAAAGCCTCCTGCGTGGTCCTGGACGCCGAGAACGGCGTCTACCGCGTCGTCCCGCGGGGCGGAGGCCCCCACGTCGACGTCGCCGAACTCCAAGGGAAGGACATCCTCTCGGACCTCGGGCGGCGCGACTTCACCCTCAACGCCCTTGCGCTCGAGCTCCCGCTCGCGGCCGGAGCCCCGCTCCTCGACCCGCACGGCGGCCTCGCCGACCTCCGACGGCGGCGCCTGCGCCGGACGACGACGAAGGTCTTCCGCGACGACCCGCTGCGCATGCTCCGCGTCTTCCGCATCGCGGCGCAGTGCGGCCTCCGCGTCGAGCCGGCGACTCTCTCGGCCGTCCGCCGTGAGCGGGGGCTCCTGCGGCGCTCGGCGTCCGAACGCGCGCGCGCGGAGCTGCTGACCCTGCTCGCGGTCCCCGACAGCGCTCCCTGGCTCAAGGCCATGGACGAGGTCCGCCTCCTCACGGCGCTGCTGCCCGAGCTCGAATCCTCCCGGACCTGCGCGAAGGTCTACTACGGGGCCGGCGGCGTCCTCAAGCACGCCCTCGAAGTGGTCGCGCGCATGGACTTCGTCCTCTCCGACCTCGAGGCCGTCTTCGGCGCGCTCGGCGCGCGCGTGCGCGAACATCTCCGAGGGCTCGGCGCACCCGCGGGGGACCCGGCCTTCCTCAAGCTCGCCGCGCTGCTCCACGACGTCGCCAAGCCCGCGACCGCCCGCCGCATCGACGGCCGCCTCCGCTTCTTCGGACACGACCTGCTCGGCGGACGGATGGCCGCCGAGATCCTGCGCCGCCTGCGCTGCTCGCGCGAAGAGGTCCGCGTCGCCGCCCTGCTCGCCGAGCACCATCTGCGCCCCGGCAACCTGGCCGCGGCGGACGTCGTCAGCGACAAGGCGGTCTACCGCTTCTTCCGCGACCTCGGGCCGCTCGGGGTGCCGCAGCTCCTGCTCTGCTGGGCCGACCACGCCAGCTACCTCCCGCCCGCGGCCCTGCGCCGCGTCCTGCGCTGGGCGGCGGAGGACCCGCACGGCTTCCGCCCGCCGCGCGCCCTCGACGCCGACACCGCCAAGACCCTGCGCCACCTCCAGCTCGTCTCCTGGCTGATGAGCCGCTGGTTCCTCGCGCCCGCGACCGCGCGGCCCGAGCGTCTCCTCGACGGCAAGGAGGTCATGAAGACACTGGGCATCCCGCCGAGTCCTCGGGTCGGCGAAGCCCTCGCCCTGCTCGAGGAAGCCCAGGCCGAGGGACGCGTGCGCACGCGCGAGGACGCGCTGGCGTTCCTGCGCCGCCTCCCTCCCGCCAAAGACGTCTCTAAGAAGTTAACATAG
- a CDS encoding AMP-binding protein — MTLNALLDEASLRWPARIALLVEEGPAHEHVSPCCRKRDVAGSEHAVAYDELRCLVLRAAEAFRASGIARGDRVAILHRNGLGFVVAYFGLLRLGAVAVPINFMVQKSSELRYMLSDCGARAIVTQRAFLREVNAARVGLAALETVWMTEGPCEGTRDFWAALADARTPQCPKCGAGEDAEDAAAPDDVAAVLYTSGTTGEPKGVMLTHANMVANADSSILFFDLSENDVFLCLLPMFHTFAWTACIVLPLRIGAKVVVVTSITPPKPWLMRMARHGVTCFFAVPQLYAVLAKQATGLKRWVLRWYVFRKVRFCVAGAAPLPERVSRDFLRAVGHEILEGYGLTETSPIVSVNRPGRSRRGSAGPPIDGVSLRIVDGQGCELPPGEEGEICVRGHNIMKGYLNRPEDTRAVLSEDGWLRTGDVGIVDADGFLHIRDRIKDMIIIKGLKVFSAQVEAAILEHPGVQEAAVVGIPDDVGDETIKAFVVLRPGSKATKSDLLQHCRQRLDPYKRPRDIEVLGEMPKNSLQKVLKRELRRRELDRRVS; from the coding sequence ATGACGCTCAACGCCCTGCTCGACGAGGCCTCTCTGCGCTGGCCGGCGCGGATCGCGCTGCTCGTCGAAGAGGGGCCGGCCCACGAGCACGTCTCGCCCTGCTGCCGGAAACGCGACGTCGCCGGCTCCGAGCACGCGGTCGCCTACGACGAGCTGCGCTGCCTCGTGCTCCGCGCGGCGGAGGCCTTCCGCGCCAGCGGGATCGCCCGCGGCGACCGGGTCGCCATCCTCCACCGCAACGGACTGGGCTTCGTCGTCGCGTACTTCGGCCTCCTGCGCCTGGGCGCCGTGGCCGTGCCCATCAACTTCATGGTGCAGAAGTCCTCGGAGCTGCGCTACATGCTCTCCGACTGCGGCGCCCGCGCCATCGTGACCCAGCGCGCCTTCCTGCGCGAGGTGAACGCCGCGCGCGTAGGTCTGGCCGCCCTGGAGACCGTCTGGATGACCGAAGGCCCCTGCGAAGGGACGCGGGACTTCTGGGCCGCCCTCGCCGACGCGCGTACGCCCCAGTGTCCGAAGTGCGGGGCGGGGGAGGACGCCGAGGACGCCGCCGCCCCCGACGACGTCGCCGCGGTGCTCTATACCTCCGGGACCACCGGCGAGCCCAAGGGCGTGATGCTCACGCACGCGAACATGGTCGCCAACGCCGATTCCTCGATCCTGTTCTTCGATCTCAGCGAGAACGACGTCTTCCTGTGCCTCCTCCCGATGTTCCACACCTTCGCCTGGACCGCCTGCATCGTCCTCCCGCTGCGCATCGGAGCGAAGGTCGTCGTCGTCACCTCGATCACGCCGCCGAAGCCCTGGCTCATGCGCATGGCGCGCCACGGGGTGACCTGCTTCTTCGCCGTGCCGCAGCTCTACGCGGTGCTGGCCAAGCAGGCGACCGGCCTCAAGCGCTGGGTCCTGCGCTGGTACGTGTTCCGCAAGGTCCGCTTCTGCGTCGCCGGAGCGGCCCCGCTGCCCGAGCGCGTCTCGCGGGACTTCCTCCGCGCGGTCGGCCACGAGATCCTCGAGGGCTACGGACTCACCGAGACCTCCCCGATCGTGAGCGTCAACCGGCCCGGCCGCAGCCGCCGCGGCAGCGCGGGCCCGCCCATCGACGGGGTGAGCCTCCGCATCGTCGACGGGCAGGGCTGCGAGCTCCCGCCGGGCGAAGAGGGGGAGATCTGCGTCCGCGGCCACAACATCATGAAGGGCTATCTGAACCGCCCGGAGGACACCCGCGCCGTACTCTCGGAGGACGGCTGGCTGCGCACCGGCGACGTGGGGATCGTCGACGCGGACGGCTTCCTCCACATCCGCGACCGCATCAAAGACATGATCATCATCAAGGGGCTGAAGGTCTTCTCGGCCCAGGTCGAGGCGGCGATCCTCGAGCACCCCGGCGTCCAGGAAGCCGCGGTCGTGGGGATCCCCGACGACGTGGGCGACGAGACGATCAAGGCCTTCGTCGTGCTCCGGCCGGGGTCGAAGGCGACGAAGTCCGACCTGCTCCAACACTGCCGCCAGCGCCTCGACCCGTACAAGCGTCCCCGCGACATCGAGGTTCTCGGCGAGATGCCGAAGAACTCCCTGCAGAAGGTCCTCAAGCGCGAGCTCCGGCGCCGCGAGCTCGACCGGAGGGTCTCGTGA
- a CDS encoding Lrp/AsnC ligand binding domain-containing protein, with translation MVTGLVLVRLTAGREQSVLQKIKQTKGVSHVSAVFGRWDLVLDMETDDMPSLSSIVVNDIRSIPGVLSTETLVTTVI, from the coding sequence ATGGTGACAGGTCTCGTCCTCGTCCGTCTGACCGCCGGCCGCGAGCAATCGGTCCTGCAGAAGATCAAGCAGACCAAAGGGGTCTCCCACGTCTCCGCCGTCTTCGGGCGCTGGGACCTCGTTCTCGACATGGAGACCGACGACATGCCGAGCCTTTCGAGCATCGTCGTCAACGACATCCGCTCCATCCCCGGGGTCCTCTCCACCGAGACCCTCGTCACGACCGTCATCTAG
- the dtd gene encoding D-aminoacyl-tRNA deacylase: MRLVLQRVLEASVELPGGERRGVGPGLLVLAGVGPRDDEASAVRMAEKTANLRIFSDERGKFDRSLLDVRGEALVISQFTLFGDCRRGRRPDFTGAMEPLRAEALYRAYAAALAGLGVAVKTGEFGAHMKVALVNDGPVTIWIDSDQA, translated from the coding sequence ATGCGCCTGGTCCTGCAGCGCGTCCTCGAGGCGTCCGTGGAGCTCCCCGGAGGGGAGCGCCGCGGCGTGGGCCCCGGCCTCCTGGTACTGGCCGGCGTCGGGCCGCGCGACGACGAGGCCTCCGCCGTCCGCATGGCCGAGAAGACGGCCAACCTGCGGATCTTCTCCGACGAGCGCGGGAAGTTCGACCGCTCCCTCCTCGACGTGCGCGGGGAGGCGCTCGTCATCAGCCAGTTCACCCTCTTCGGCGACTGCCGGCGCGGACGCCGTCCCGACTTCACCGGCGCCATGGAGCCCTTGCGCGCCGAGGCGCTCTATCGCGCCTACGCGGCCGCCCTCGCCGGACTCGGCGTCGCGGTGAAGACCGGCGAGTTCGGGGCGCACATGAAGGTCGCGCTCGTCAACGACGGACCCGTCACGATATGGATCGATTCCGACCAGGCCTGA
- a CDS encoding DUF192 domain-containing protein, with amino-acid sequence MRTLFALSVLVALAACSVKKDESRAGPPPGVPQPQALIAPVPLSAQKMSLLAKANIVLPDRALLVADVVDTPEARETGLMFREKLAPDYGMLFVFPKAERLEFWMKNTYVDLDMVWLDAARRVAVVHRDVPRSAKDTPEEKIARRGGEGLYVLELPAGAAMRHKIKVGDVLDFKVPAAVR; translated from the coding sequence ATGAGGACCCTGTTCGCGCTGTCCGTTCTCGTCGCGCTCGCCGCCTGTTCCGTGAAGAAGGATGAGTCGCGCGCCGGTCCCCCTCCCGGCGTCCCGCAGCCGCAGGCCCTCATCGCCCCCGTGCCGCTCTCCGCGCAGAAGATGTCTCTGCTGGCGAAGGCCAACATCGTCCTGCCCGATCGGGCGCTGCTCGTCGCCGACGTCGTGGACACGCCCGAAGCGCGGGAGACCGGCCTCATGTTCCGCGAGAAGCTCGCCCCCGACTACGGCATGCTCTTCGTCTTCCCGAAGGCGGAGCGCCTCGAGTTCTGGATGAAGAACACCTACGTCGACCTCGACATGGTCTGGCTCGACGCCGCGCGGAGGGTCGCGGTCGTGCACCGCGACGTGCCGCGCTCGGCGAAGGACACGCCGGAAGAGAAGATCGCGCGCCGCGGAGGCGAGGGCCTCTACGTGCTCGAGCTCCCCGCCGGCGCCGCGATGCGCCACAAGATCAAGGTCGGCGACGTCCTCGACTTCAAGGTCCCGGCAGCGGTGCGTTGA
- a CDS encoding GNAT family N-acetyltransferase — translation MDVLCGRLRSAEHWAAARELCGALAREGRGVGDGEKDFFAEFWVDPYRLLRPGWTFAALVDGRFAGYLTGCPDTPRFRRERRLRQRLPLVLGALSGRWGRSAAVRSFLRRSFALEVDPGELPPSERERIEARYPAHLHMNVSPAFQRRGVGRVLLGRLFEELGSAGVPGAHLICGAGAEGFYARAGFETLTRWEPVPGVTLRAMGRPT, via the coding sequence ATGGACGTCCTCTGCGGACGGCTGCGCTCCGCGGAGCACTGGGCCGCGGCCCGCGAGCTCTGCGGCGCGCTCGCGCGCGAGGGCCGCGGCGTCGGAGACGGCGAGAAGGACTTCTTCGCGGAGTTCTGGGTCGACCCCTACCGGCTCCTGCGTCCCGGCTGGACGTTCGCGGCGCTCGTCGACGGCCGCTTCGCCGGCTACCTCACCGGCTGTCCCGACACCCCGCGCTTCCGCCGCGAGCGGCGCTTGCGCCAGCGCCTCCCCCTCGTACTCGGCGCGCTCTCCGGCCGCTGGGGCCGCTCCGCCGCCGTGCGCTCCTTCCTGCGCCGCTCCTTCGCGCTGGAAGTCGACCCGGGGGAGCTGCCGCCCTCGGAGCGGGAGCGCATCGAGGCGCGCTATCCCGCGCACCTGCATATGAACGTGTCCCCGGCCTTCCAGCGCCGGGGCGTCGGGCGGGTCCTGCTGGGGAGGCTCTTCGAGGAGCTCGGGAGCGCCGGCGTACCGGGCGCGCACCTGATCTGCGGGGCGGGCGCGGAGGGGTTCTATGCGCGCGCGGGCTTCGAGACGCTGACCCGATGGGAGCCCGTGCCGGGCGTGACCCTGCGCGCGATGGGTCGTCCTACCTGA
- the udk gene encoding uridine kinase, which produces MTSAVGKRFVVAVAGGSGSGKTTFARRVLEESRKAGISGQIFSLDNYYKPLENLSLEEKKAYNFDHPDALDFKLALRQLKQLCAGEAIEQPIYDFKTSAREERTHRCEPTRLLIVEGLYALYPADFLPLYHYRIFVSTGLATAVLRRLQRDIEERGRDIQGSKHQILTTVLPMYEDYVKPTQRNAHFSISWEGEEIPEKATEGLTRMVRDFFR; this is translated from the coding sequence ATGACATCCGCCGTTGGCAAGCGCTTCGTCGTCGCCGTCGCCGGAGGCTCGGGCTCGGGAAAGACGACCTTCGCTCGCCGGGTCCTCGAGGAGAGCCGCAAGGCCGGCATCTCCGGACAGATCTTCTCGCTCGACAACTACTACAAGCCGCTCGAGAACCTGAGTCTCGAGGAGAAGAAGGCCTACAACTTCGACCACCCCGACGCGCTCGATTTCAAGCTCGCTCTCCGCCAGCTCAAGCAGCTCTGCGCCGGAGAGGCGATCGAGCAGCCGATCTACGACTTCAAGACCTCCGCGCGCGAAGAGCGCACGCACCGCTGCGAGCCCACCCGTCTGCTCATCGTCGAGGGCCTCTACGCGCTCTACCCCGCCGACTTCCTGCCGCTCTATCACTACCGCATCTTCGTCTCCACCGGCCTCGCCACCGCCGTCCTGCGCCGCCTGCAGCGCGACATCGAGGAGCGCGGCCGCGACATCCAGGGCTCCAAGCACCAGATCCTGACCACGGTGCTGCCGATGTACGAGGACTACGTGAAGCCCACGCAGAGGAACGCCCACTTCTCGATCAGCTGGGAAGGCGAGGAGATCCCGGAGAAGGCCACCGAGGGCCTGACACGGATGGTGCGCGACTTCTTCAGGTAG
- the dacB gene encoding D-alanyl-D-alanine carboxypeptidase/D-alanyl-D-alanine-endopeptidase: MSPRLRILPLLLALAACSAPTSSVRRAPSSSGPWHLVADETAPELTPEAARAELDKLVAAYGLAPGDFAASAVSLPKGEALWELEPERPMIPASNMKLPLSAAALDLLGPDFRFRTELKLEGGKLYVEGHADPSIEAADFKAMLARLRDLRGKDALKEFGGDVVLDDSDFPVYDRIDPDFLDSAWSNTSYGALAVDHSRVTLQLAERPGKGLAALVAPDPEGFAVEIASRPLSFEPHYKPQYSVSFDEGRGLHVITLYPPLEPGRFTLPVRRASEHFGRVFARVARSSGVEVRSVARGTTPRGARPLLSRPSRPLRELLRAMNLESDNQMAEHLVLALAAKTGGRTREDGLAALSRFLVRKAGWKEGSFVVPNGSGLSRAARVSPAQLTRLLTYMRARRDLDGALESSLPIAGWSGTLRRRLVGSSSVLRIAGKSGMIDYVHSVSGYGVDAGGRPFAFALMANDAEGLRRTAGWTALQRESEAEWKRSTDVNERFKELEDRALEVLLRVRTP, translated from the coding sequence ATGAGCCCCCGCCTGCGCATCCTTCCGCTCCTCCTCGCCCTGGCCGCCTGCTCCGCCCCGACCTCCTCCGTCCGCCGCGCTCCGTCCTCGTCCGGGCCCTGGCATCTCGTCGCCGACGAGACGGCCCCGGAACTGACCCCGGAAGCCGCCCGCGCGGAGCTCGACAAGCTCGTCGCCGCGTACGGGCTGGCTCCCGGAGACTTCGCCGCGAGCGCCGTGAGCCTGCCGAAGGGAGAGGCCCTCTGGGAGCTCGAGCCCGAGCGCCCGATGATCCCGGCCTCGAACATGAAGCTCCCGCTCTCCGCGGCGGCGCTCGACCTCCTCGGCCCCGACTTCCGCTTCCGCACCGAGCTCAAGCTCGAGGGCGGGAAGCTCTACGTCGAGGGCCACGCCGACCCGAGCATCGAGGCCGCCGATTTCAAGGCGATGCTCGCGCGCCTGCGCGACCTGCGCGGGAAGGACGCGCTCAAGGAGTTCGGAGGCGACGTCGTCCTCGACGATTCCGACTTCCCGGTCTACGACCGCATCGACCCCGACTTCCTCGACTCCGCCTGGTCGAACACGTCCTACGGCGCGCTCGCCGTCGATCACAGCCGCGTCACCCTGCAGCTCGCCGAGCGGCCCGGAAAAGGCCTCGCGGCGCTCGTGGCCCCCGACCCCGAGGGCTTCGCGGTCGAAATCGCCTCGCGGCCGCTCTCCTTCGAACCCCATTACAAGCCGCAGTACTCCGTCTCCTTCGACGAGGGCCGCGGCCTGCACGTCATCACCCTCTATCCGCCGCTCGAGCCCGGCCGCTTCACCCTGCCGGTGCGCCGCGCCAGCGAGCACTTCGGGCGGGTCTTCGCCCGGGTCGCCCGCTCCTCCGGCGTCGAGGTCCGCAGCGTCGCCCGCGGGACGACGCCGCGCGGCGCGCGGCCCCTGCTGTCGCGGCCGAGCCGCCCCCTGCGGGAACTCCTGCGCGCGATGAACCTCGAGAGCGACAACCAGATGGCCGAGCATCTCGTGCTCGCGCTCGCAGCGAAGACCGGCGGCCGCACGCGCGAGGACGGCCTCGCGGCTCTCTCGCGCTTCCTCGTGCGCAAGGCCGGCTGGAAGGAAGGAAGCTTCGTCGTCCCCAACGGCTCCGGCCTCTCCCGGGCGGCGCGCGTCAGCCCCGCCCAGCTCACCCGTCTGCTCACCTACATGCGCGCCCGCCGCGACCTCGACGGCGCCCTCGAGAGCTCGCTCCCCATCGCCGGCTGGTCGGGGACCCTGCGCCGGCGGCTCGTCGGCTCCTCCTCCGTCCTGCGGATCGCGGGGAAGAGCGGCATGATCGACTACGTCCATTCGGTCTCCGGCTACGGCGTCGACGCCGGAGGGCGCCCCTTCGCCTTCGCGCTCATGGCCAACGACGCGGAGGGCCTGCGCCGCACCGCCGGCTGGACCGCGCTCCAGCGAGAGTCCGAGGCCGAATGGAAGCGGAGCACCGACGTCAACGAGCGCTTCAAGGAGCTCGAGGACCGGGCGCTCGAGGTCCTGCTGCGGGTGCGGACCCCATGA
- a CDS encoding acyl-CoA carboxylase subunit beta, with amino-acid sequence MVPTNVGRMRELVEKARAGGDPKRIEAQKKKGKLTARERIHYLLDEGSFQEIGLLVKTRCNDFGLREKDIPGDGAITGFGRINGREVAVFSQDFTVLGGSLGLEQAKKICRVMDLAYENRVPLIGLLDSGGARIQEGVDSLDGYGEIFYRNVKCSGVIPQISVILGPCAGGAVYSPALTDFVFMVDGISHMFVTGPDVVKAATGEVVTFDDLGGSKPHSSKSGVCHVVAASEQDCFRQIKELVSYLPQSRFEKPPHVPSPDPIRRTTPVLEALCEVDPRKPYRVHHVVWQIADEHKFYEIHAEFAKNIVVGFIRLGGEVVGVIANNPAHKAGALDIDSSDKAARFIRFLNAFNIPILTLVDVPGYWPGVEQEHAGIIRHGAKLLHAYAEATVPKVTVVLRKAYGGAYIAMSSKLMRGDFNYALPCAEIAVMGPRGAIEILYSRDISAAEDKDGLRLKLSKEYEERFAAPYQTASTGSVDEVIEPTQIRYTVIRAFQFLADKRKPGELPNRGNIPL; translated from the coding sequence ATGGTCCCCACGAACGTGGGACGCATGCGCGAGCTCGTCGAGAAGGCCCGCGCCGGCGGCGACCCCAAGCGCATCGAAGCCCAGAAGAAGAAAGGCAAGCTCACCGCCCGCGAGCGCATCCACTACCTCCTCGACGAGGGGAGCTTCCAGGAGATCGGGCTCCTCGTGAAGACCCGCTGCAACGACTTCGGACTGCGCGAGAAGGACATCCCCGGCGACGGCGCCATCACCGGCTTCGGCCGCATCAACGGCCGCGAGGTCGCGGTCTTCTCCCAGGACTTCACGGTGCTCGGGGGCTCGCTCGGGCTCGAGCAGGCCAAGAAGATCTGCCGCGTCATGGACCTCGCCTACGAGAACCGCGTGCCGCTCATCGGCCTGCTCGACTCGGGCGGGGCGCGCATCCAGGAAGGCGTGGACTCGCTCGACGGCTACGGAGAGATCTTCTATCGGAACGTGAAGTGCTCGGGCGTCATCCCGCAGATCTCCGTCATCCTCGGGCCGTGCGCGGGCGGGGCCGTCTACTCCCCGGCCCTGACGGACTTCGTGTTCATGGTCGACGGCATCAGCCACATGTTCGTGACCGGTCCCGACGTCGTGAAGGCGGCGACCGGGGAGGTCGTGACCTTCGACGACCTCGGCGGCTCGAAGCCGCACTCCTCGAAGTCCGGCGTCTGCCACGTGGTCGCCGCCTCCGAGCAGGACTGCTTCCGCCAGATCAAGGAGCTCGTCAGCTACCTCCCGCAGAGCCGCTTCGAGAAGCCGCCGCACGTCCCCAGCCCGGACCCCATCCGGCGCACGACGCCCGTCCTCGAGGCCCTCTGCGAAGTGGACCCGCGCAAGCCCTACCGCGTGCACCACGTCGTCTGGCAGATCGCCGACGAGCACAAGTTCTACGAGATCCACGCGGAGTTCGCCAAGAACATCGTCGTGGGCTTCATCCGCCTCGGGGGGGAGGTCGTCGGCGTCATCGCGAACAACCCGGCCCACAAGGCCGGCGCGCTCGACATCGACTCCTCCGACAAGGCCGCGCGCTTCATCCGCTTCCTCAACGCTTTCAACATCCCCATCCTGACCCTCGTCGACGTCCCCGGCTACTGGCCGGGCGTCGAGCAGGAGCACGCCGGCATCATCCGCCACGGCGCGAAGCTGCTGCACGCCTACGCCGAAGCGACGGTGCCGAAGGTGACCGTCGTCCTGCGCAAGGCCTACGGCGGCGCCTACATCGCGATGAGCTCCAAGCTCATGCGCGGCGACTTCAACTACGCGCTGCCCTGCGCCGAGATCGCGGTCATGGGCCCGCGCGGGGCCATCGAGATCCTCTACTCGCGCGACATCTCCGCGGCGGAGGACAAGGACGGGCTGCGCCTCAAGCTCTCCAAAGAGTACGAGGAGCGCTTCGCAGCGCCCTACCAGACGGCCTCGACCGGGTCGGTCGACGAAGTCATCGAGCCGACGCAGATCCGCTACACGGTCATCCGCGCCTTCCAATTCCTGGCCGATAAAAGGAAGCCGGGAGAACTCCCGAACCGGGGGAACATCCCGCTCTAA
- a CDS encoding 4'-phosphopantetheinyl transferase superfamily protein, with protein sequence MSLTERVGPCRLLRLSPEEAARWAERYEGGEDLSEQLGAAELAQLAAFKVPKRRKDWLSGRLAAKRLVCALLAEKGRSDRLCEVAILNRRDGSPYAALPGDPEAGAPFLSISHGPGGAVAAAAPANGRVGVDVERVAERPQSFLTIFAHPSERPALDTPQAQTRLWTLKEAVLKLLTLGLSVDLWDVRFVPDLQLAPASDPAPASRGAAGASRVEPPSASQSASGAMRKENCPRLDDLRLELHNRARARWEALGSPEIRFETLLRGEETLSIAYTSTEGRP encoded by the coding sequence ATGAGCCTCACCGAACGCGTCGGACCCTGCCGCCTCCTGCGCCTGAGCCCTGAGGAAGCCGCGCGCTGGGCCGAGCGCTACGAGGGGGGAGAAGACCTCTCGGAGCAGCTCGGCGCCGCGGAGCTCGCGCAGCTCGCGGCGTTCAAGGTGCCCAAGCGCCGCAAGGACTGGCTCTCCGGCCGCCTCGCGGCCAAGCGCTTGGTCTGCGCGCTTCTCGCCGAGAAGGGGCGCTCCGACCGCCTCTGCGAGGTGGCCATCCTCAACCGCCGCGACGGCTCGCCCTACGCGGCGCTGCCCGGCGACCCCGAAGCCGGCGCCCCGTTCCTGTCCATCTCCCACGGACCGGGCGGGGCCGTCGCCGCGGCCGCTCCCGCCAACGGCCGCGTCGGCGTGGACGTCGAGCGCGTCGCCGAACGCCCGCAGTCGTTCCTCACCATCTTCGCGCACCCCAGCGAGCGCCCCGCGCTCGACACCCCGCAGGCGCAGACGCGCCTGTGGACGCTGAAGGAGGCCGTGCTCAAGCTCCTGACCCTCGGCCTCTCGGTGGACCTCTGGGACGTGCGCTTCGTTCCTGATCTGCAGCTGGCCCCTGCGTCGGACCCTGCCCCCGCTTCGCGGGGCGCCGCAGGGGCGAGCCGAGTGGAGCCCCCGTCCGCTTCCCAGAGCGCGTCCGGGGCGATGCGAAAGGAGAACTGCCCGCGCCTCGACGACCTGCGGCTCGAATTGCACAATCGCGCGCGGGCCCGCTGGGAAGCGCTCGGCAGCCCCGAGATCCGATTCGAGACCCTCCTCCGCGGCGAGGAGACCCTGAGCATCGCCTACACGAGCACGGAAGGCCGACCATGA